A genomic segment from Spinacia oleracea cultivar Varoflay chromosome 3, BTI_SOV_V1, whole genome shotgun sequence encodes:
- the LOC130469965 gene encoding uncharacterized protein produces the protein MNAYDSASIYKARSKQYHDAKIEKRELKEGEKVLLYNSRLKLFPGKLKSRWSGPFDVVQVFPHGAIEIQNDDSGSLKVNGHRLKQYYLGDSIGSFATLDLKDPP, from the coding sequence ATGAATGCTTATGACTCGGCGAGCATCTACAAGGCACGTTCTAAACAATATCATGACGCCAAGATTGAGAAGAGAGAGTTAAAGGAGGGGGAGAAGGTCCTCCTTTATAACTCTCGCTTGAAGTTGTTCCCCGGAAAACTAAAATCCCGGTGGAGCGGTCCGTTCGATGTTGTTCAGGTTTTCCCCCATGGTGCTATCGAGATTCAGAATGATGATTCCGGGTCCTTGAAAGTGAATGGGCATCGGCTCAAACAATATTACTTGGGAGACTCTATTGGATCTTTTGCTACCTTGGACCTTAAGGACCCCCCATGA